A stretch of DNA from Verrucomicrobiia bacterium:
GTGACCGTCTCGGCAAAACTCTCCGGTGTATCCCCATCATAACCGAACACAAACGTCCCATACACCCGCACGCGGTGCTTGTGCAGATTCGCCAGCGCCTTCTCGAAACCGCCCCGCATCGTGTTGAACGATTTGTTCATCACCTTGAGATTCGCCGGGTTCAGGCTCTCAAAACCGATCAATACACCCTGGCAACCGCTGCGCACAATCAGTTCCAAAAACTCATCATCGTGCGCCGCGTTGATGCTGGACTGGCTCACCCACCGTATCTTTAGAGGGATGAGAGCACGAAAGAACTCCTTCGCCTGTTCCAGATTCGACGTGATGTTGTCATCCACAAAAAAGAACAGCTTCCGCGAATCCTTCAGTGGTCGGATATCCTCGATGATGTCATCAATCGGTCGCCGCGTCTGGGTGGAATTGAAGACCGTCTGGATCGCGCAGAAATCACATTTGAAATGGCATCCCCTGCCCGCCTCCACCAAACCGATAGGCAGATACCGCTTGCCCCGGAAGATGGTGCGATCTGGCTTTAATTCCTGCAAAGAAGGCCGCCCCTCACCACGATAAAATTTCTGCAATCGCCCATGCCTCGCATCATCAATGACCTGCGCCCAGACCTGTTCCGCCTCACCGCATACCACCGCCTCCGCATAACGCGCCACTTCATCCGGGCACAACGTCGCGTGAAACCCGCCCATCACCACCGGTATCTTGCGCCTGCGATACTCGGATGCGATCTGATACGCGCGCTTCGCCGTGTAAGTCTCCACGCTGATCGCCACCAGGTCCGTCGCCTCATCGAACGGGATGATCTCCATGCGATCATCGTAAAACCGCACCTCCACATCCTTCGGTGTCAATCCCGCCAACGTGGCGGCTGGCAGAGATTCCATCTGCCACGTGCGGATATATTTCTGCCCCGGTCGGCGACCGATGCACGGATGGATGATCGTGAGTTTCATCCTTGTGTCAGTGAAGCTGCCATCACCTCAGACTTTGCCACTGGAGCCATCGGCATCGCCTGTGAACCGCCGATGATCCAGTCGCAATTATAGAACCGGCTGAGATTATGCGCATAGAAACGATAACCCAGATTCGTCCCCAGCTTAACCGGCCATGGCGCGGGTGAATGTCTTATCCTCTGCACGATGGAACGGACGCTGTAAGCATGTTTCCACGCCGCCTCTGCTCCCATCTGCAATTCCTGCACGCTCATCTTCTTCGGCTGAAACACCACGTGCTGGCCGTCATATAATTCCCAGTTCCGCGTGAGCAACCGTCCTTCCGCCACCAGCCGTTTATAAAGCGCTGTGTTCGGAAATGGTGTGACAATCGCAAACCGTGGCAGATCGATCTTTGCCTGCACTGCGAACTCCGCCGTTTTCAGAAAAACATCCGGCTCATCATGATCCAGCCCAAACACAAAGCATCCTTGTAACGCGATGCCATGCTCATGCAATCGCTCAACTACCTTCGCGAATTTGTCTGGCGAATTGAACCCCTTGTGATTCTGCCGGAGATTCTGCGGCGAGATGGATTCCAGCCCCATCAACAAGCCCTTGCATCCACTGCGCTCAGCGAGCTTTAGCAACTCCGCATCATCCGCCAGCAACACCGTCGCCAGCCCATACCACTGCACCTTCAGAGGTATCAACGCCGTGAAAAGCTCTTTCGCATAATCACGATCGGCGATGATGTTCAGGTCCACGAAAATCAGCTTCCGCTGGCCAAGTTGCCGGATATCTGCGATCACCTGCTCCACCGGCTTCTGGTAAGGCTTACGCCCCCAAGCCGTCGGCACCACGCAGAAATCACAATTATGGATGCAACCGCGCGTGGCCTCAAAGACGCTGTTCGTCAGATAACTGTCACCCGGTAACAACTCACGCCGTGCAAACGGCCGGTCAGCCAGATTCAACCCCGGTGCCTGATCATATCGCGGGCGTAGTTCACCTCGCGCAAAATCGTTTAGAAGCTCCGGCCAAGTATCCTCCGCATACCCCACCACAATGGCATCCGCATGTGGGGCTGCATCCTCGGGGATCAACGTCACATGCGGCCCGCCCAGCACCACTTTGATCCCGCGCTTGCGAAAATGATCGGCCAACTCATACGCTCGCACCGCCGTCCCTGTGATGACCGTCAGCCCGATGATGTCCGCCTCCAAGTCCAGCGGCACATCCGCGATGCCCTCGTCAAACAACTGCAAGTCCACTGGCAAGTCCGCCGGGATAAGCGCCGCCAGTGTCGTCAATGTGAGCGGCTGGTAACGCAATGACTTTTTCCAGATACCTCCCCGATGCCGGTACAGCGGACCCTTGGGTGAAACCAGTGCGATCTTCATCCGGGTATCGGGTTGCGCTTGCATCTGTGACTCTCATTTAGGCCGTATCCCGCGCCGCTTCAAGCGGAATGGCCACATAGCCCATTGATAAATTCGATGCGTTGTCGGTTTTATCAATGCCTAAAAGGCTACCGGATAGCCTGCCATTTGCTGTCTTCTACATGCTCGACACCCGCCCTGAACTTCTCCTATATTGCTCTAGCCAAAACGAGTACACGCTATGCCTGGACACAAATTCAACATCCTGTTCCTCGAGGACAATCTGGTCGCGTCAAACTTTCTCATCACGACCCTTTCCCGCGAACTGCCTGATGTAAAATTCGTCCCTGCCATCTCCATCAAGGAAGCCACCCAGAAAGTCGCCGAGCAGTCTTTCGATCTGTTCATCCTCGATATCCAGCTTCCCGACGGCAACAGCATTGATTTCCTCACCGGCCTCCAGAAGGAACACGTCTCCATCCCTCGCGCAATCTTCATGACCGCCAGCAAGGTCCCGGAGTTCCGCCAGCGTGCTCAAAATGCCGGTGCTGTCCGTTTCTTCGAGAAGCCGGTGAAGTCGAAGGAATTTGCCGTCGTCATCAAAGACATCCTCTCCCTCCAGCCGGAGTCAGAGAAACAGAATGTCGCTTTTGAAGGTCTATTAAGCTGCCTTACACCCATTGACCTTGTTCAGTTGAAATGCCTTTCCCAAGCCAAGATGGGCTTGGAATTCTTCAACAAGGAAGGTGT
This window harbors:
- a CDS encoding radical SAM protein, with product MKLTIIHPCIGRRPGQKYIRTWQMESLPAATLAGLTPKDVEVRFYDDRMEIIPFDEATDLVAISVETYTAKRAYQIASEYRRRKIPVVMGGFHATLCPDEVARYAEAVVCGEAEQVWAQVIDDARHGRLQKFYRGEGRPSLQELKPDRTIFRGKRYLPIGLVEAGRGCHFKCDFCAIQTVFNSTQTRRPIDDIIEDIRPLKDSRKLFFFVDDNITSNLEQAKEFFRALIPLKIRWVSQSSINAAHDDEFLELIVRSGCQGVLIGFESLNPANLKVMNKSFNTMRGGFEKALANLHKHRVRVYGTFVFGYDGDTPESFAETVTFAREHAMYIAAFNHLTPFPGTPLYKRLQGEGRLLYENWWLDDRYSYNRIPFQPRGMEPETLRQNCLAARREFYSWPSILQRSMAPVNRSDWFMWRNFYVINALHRNDVSLRDHYPLGDESWQGQLLTAN
- a CDS encoding radical SAM protein — translated: MQAQPDTRMKIALVSPKGPLYRHRGGIWKKSLRYQPLTLTTLAALIPADLPVDLQLFDEGIADVPLDLEADIIGLTVITGTAVRAYELADHFRKRGIKVVLGGPHVTLIPEDAAPHADAIVVGYAEDTWPELLNDFARGELRPRYDQAPGLNLADRPFARRELLPGDSYLTNSVFEATRGCIHNCDFCVVPTAWGRKPYQKPVEQVIADIRQLGQRKLIFVDLNIIADRDYAKELFTALIPLKVQWYGLATVLLADDAELLKLAERSGCKGLLMGLESISPQNLRQNHKGFNSPDKFAKVVERLHEHGIALQGCFVFGLDHDEPDVFLKTAEFAVQAKIDLPRFAIVTPFPNTALYKRLVAEGRLLTRNWELYDGQHVVFQPKKMSVQELQMGAEAAWKHAYSVRSIVQRIRHSPAPWPVKLGTNLGYRFYAHNLSRFYNCDWIIGGSQAMPMAPVAKSEVMAASLTQG
- a CDS encoding response regulator; this translates as MPGHKFNILFLEDNLVASNFLITTLSRELPDVKFVPAISIKEATQKVAEQSFDLFILDIQLPDGNSIDFLTGLQKEHVSIPRAIFMTASKVPEFRQRAQNAGAVRFFEKPVKSKEFAVVIKDILSLQPESEKQNVAFEGLLSCLTPIDLVQLKCLSQAKMGLEFFNKEGVRGTVYFRDGQVIHATTGNLNGEDAFCQIMTWKSGKITEVPLPTALARTIQTGWNDLVMHAALKMDETA